The Pseudomonas viciae genomic interval ATGGCAGTATCGGCGCGATCATTGTGCTGTTGCTGTACTTCTATATTTCTGCGGCGGTGCTGTTGCTCGGCGCGGAAATGAATGCGGTGATCGAGCACATGTCCGCCGAGGGCAAGAACCCCGGTGAAAAGAGCCCGGGCGAGCACGAGAAGCAACATGTGTCGGGCCTGGGGCGCGACCATTCCATCCCTCACACCCACACTGACGAAGCCCGACCATGATTCGTGAAATCCTGAAAATGGGCGACGAACGCCTGCTGCGCATCGCCGCGCCGGTGCCGCCGGAAATGTTCGACAGCCCGGAGTTGTGGCAACTGATCGACGACATGTTCCAGACCATGGAAAGCGTTGGCGGCGTTGGCCTGGCGGCGCCGCAGATCGGGGTTGACCTGCAATTGGTGATCTTCGGCTTCGAGCACAGCGAACGCTACCCCGACGCCGAGGCCGTGCCCCAGACGATCCTGATCAACCCGTTGATTACACCGCTAGGCCCACTGATGGAGGAGGGCTTCGAAGGCTGTCTGTCGGTGCCGGGCTTGCGAGGGGCGGTGGATCGCTACCAGCATATTCGCTACGAAGGGTTTGACCCGAAGGGCGAGCCGGTGGTGCGGGCGGCCTCAGGCTTCCATGCGCGGGTGGTGCAACATGAATGCGATCACCTGATCGGACGCTTGTACCCTTCGCGGATCACGGATTTCAGCAAGTTCGGGTTTACCGAGGTGATGTTTCCGGATCTGGATCCGGCTGCAGACGATTGATAGCCGGACACAAACCCTGTGGGAGCGGGCTTGCTCGCGAAAGCGGTGGGGCAGCTTGCATTGATGTTGAATGTGCCACCGTCTTCGCGAGCAAGCTCGCTCTCACACTGGATCTGTATGGCATTTCAGGACAGGGTATTTAGCTCCAACCCCATCGCAATCATCGGCTTGCTGCGCGCATATCGGCTCAAACGCTCAGCCATCGCATACGGCAGTTCGGGATCGAAGCTGAACCCGCGCCGTTCATAAAAATCGCGCAAATCCGGATGGCAGAACAGCCACACCGGCTCATTCACGTCTTTCACCGCTTCAGCGATCAACCGCGCCGCAATCCCTTGTGCACGGTACGCCGGGTCGACCAGCAACCCCGTCAACCAATGCCCGCCCGTCACCGGGCGCAGACACAGCGCCGCGACGATTTCATCCCGCCGTGCCACCCACAGTTGAGCTTCCCGAACCGCTTTCATCGAGGATTGGTGGGTGCGGTAAAACTTGTTCATCAGCGGCCACAGCGGCTCTTCGAGCTGTGTGTAATGGATTTCGGACATGGCAGGGTCGTGGGCGATAAGGGGAGGGCGATTATAAAAGAACGCGAGGGCGGCGATAGGTGTATACCTGACTCCACATCCCGTATGAGTGGAGTACGTATCATGGCCAAAGGCATGGATTCAAAAAAAGCGGCAAAGAAAAAACCGGCGAAGACCGCCGATGAAAAACGCGCCGACAAAAAGACCAAGAAGGTGAACCTGTTCGGTCATTGAGCCGGCACCGCCTCGGTTGGCCTCAGGTTTGAGTTGGGGCTGTAACCCCAGCTCAAACCCGCTGCAATGCATGGGGGCTCAAAGTGAGGCGAGGAACATGTCCGTGGCCGGGTCTTTGTCGCTCGTGCGGTTTTCCTGGGTCTTCTCCACCTGGGCCATCGCCGACTTGTCCTGCATGCGCTGGGCAATTTCCTGGCTGACGGCCATCTGTTTCTCGGGCGGCATCGCCTCGAGCTCTTCTTCAGATATGCCCATCTCTTCAAGAATGCTGTCGCGCAGGCGCTCTTCAGGCGTCTTGCTCATGTAGTCCTTGAACTCCGCCAGTGCAGTGCTGCCAATCTTCTTGGCCTCTTCGGACGCTGAGGAAGCCACGGCCTGCAATT includes:
- the def gene encoding peptide deformylase; the encoded protein is MIREILKMGDERLLRIAAPVPPEMFDSPELWQLIDDMFQTMESVGGVGLAAPQIGVDLQLVIFGFEHSERYPDAEAVPQTILINPLITPLGPLMEEGFEGCLSVPGLRGAVDRYQHIRYEGFDPKGEPVVRAASGFHARVVQHECDHLIGRLYPSRITDFSKFGFTEVMFPDLDPAADD
- a CDS encoding GNAT family N-acetyltransferase, giving the protein MSEIHYTQLEEPLWPLMNKFYRTHQSSMKAVREAQLWVARRDEIVAALCLRPVTGGHWLTGLLVDPAYRAQGIAARLIAEAVKDVNEPVWLFCHPDLRDFYERRGFSFDPELPYAMAERLSRYARSKPMIAMGLELNTLS